The following are from one region of the Gossypium hirsutum isolate 1008001.06 chromosome D03, Gossypium_hirsutum_v2.1, whole genome shotgun sequence genome:
- the LOC107950188 gene encoding UPF0235 protein At5g63440 isoform X2 gives MDLTLIFSSTIASTAVPTSLLPKMPKRKTDKADVLDKKKHLARLNISEAGKVLLKRGEGKLEKQFRMNCIGCGLFVCYRAEEDLETASFIYAVDGALSTVAAETNPQDAPVPPCISQLEGGLVQVAIEVEDRAQRSAITRVNADDVRVTVAAPAARGEANNELLEFMGKVLGLRLSQMTLQRGWNNKSKLLVVEDLSARQVYEKLLEAVQP, from the exons ATGGACCTGACTCTGATCTTTTCGTCTACTATTGCAAGCACTGCGGTTCCCACGTCCTTATTACCG AAAATGCCCAAGCGAAAGACTGATAAAGCAGATGTGCTAGACAAGAAAAAGCACCTTGCTAGGCTTAACATCAGCGAGGCGGGAAAAGTTCTCTTGAAGAg GGGAGAAGGGAAATTGGAGAAGCAATTCCGTATGAATTGTATAGGTTGTGGCCTATTTGTTTGCTATCGGGCTGAAGAAGATCTTGAAACTGCGTCTTTCATTTATGCTGTTGATGGTGCCCTTAGTACAGTTGCAGCAGAAACCAACCCTCAG GATGCTCCTGTGCCACCTTGCATATCCCAGTTAGAGGGAGGACTTGTTCAGGTGGCAATAGAGGTGGAAGATCGTGCACAACGTTCAGCAATTACAA GAGTAAATGCAGATGATGTACGTGTTACTGTGGCTGCACCTGCAGCCCGTGGTGAAGCTAACAATGAACTTTTGGAATTCATGGGAAAG GTGCTTGGACTGAGACTTAGCCAGATGACTCTTCAGAGAGGATGGAATAACAAATCAAAGCTTCTCGTG GTTGAGGATTTGTCTGCCAGACAGGTGTATGAGAAACTTCTAGAAGCTGTTCAACCTTGA
- the LOC107950188 gene encoding UPF0235 protein At5g63440 isoform X1, with protein MPKRTTHTYSSEDAAPDGPDSDLFVYYCKHCGSHVLITDTQLQKMPKRKTDKADVLDKKKHLARLNISEAGKVLLKRGEGKLEKQFRMNCIGCGLFVCYRAEEDLETASFIYAVDGALSTVAAETNPQDAPVPPCISQLEGGLVQVAIEVEDRAQRSAITRVNADDVRVTVAAPAARGEANNELLEFMGKVLGLRLSQMTLQRGWNNKSKLLVVEDLSARQVYEKLLEAVQP; from the exons ATGCCGAAGAGAACAACGCACACATACTCAAGCGAAGACGCAGCACCGGATGGACCTGACTCTGATCTTTTCGTCTACTATTGCAAGCACTGCGGTTCCCACGTCCTTATTACCG ATACCCAATTGCAGAAAATGCCCAAGCGAAAGACTGATAAAGCAGATGTGCTAGACAAGAAAAAGCACCTTGCTAGGCTTAACATCAGCGAGGCGGGAAAAGTTCTCTTGAAGAg GGGAGAAGGGAAATTGGAGAAGCAATTCCGTATGAATTGTATAGGTTGTGGCCTATTTGTTTGCTATCGGGCTGAAGAAGATCTTGAAACTGCGTCTTTCATTTATGCTGTTGATGGTGCCCTTAGTACAGTTGCAGCAGAAACCAACCCTCAG GATGCTCCTGTGCCACCTTGCATATCCCAGTTAGAGGGAGGACTTGTTCAGGTGGCAATAGAGGTGGAAGATCGTGCACAACGTTCAGCAATTACAA GAGTAAATGCAGATGATGTACGTGTTACTGTGGCTGCACCTGCAGCCCGTGGTGAAGCTAACAATGAACTTTTGGAATTCATGGGAAAG GTGCTTGGACTGAGACTTAGCCAGATGACTCTTCAGAGAGGATGGAATAACAAATCAAAGCTTCTCGTG GTTGAGGATTTGTCTGCCAGACAGGTGTATGAGAAACTTCTAGAAGCTGTTCAACCTTGA
- the LOC107949947 gene encoding uncharacterized protein — MSRLFYRFPISTDPLKFSDMELEDDDDLGTMIAIYCPFGIENPSPVELFAEIVEPDPIQMSGFVRLAPTPENPNTGGCSYNTPYSSHCLEIHPEVLATIEDCDEGSDNDDQSHPNDNFSDPDLDDILEDIDEEGPVEGENANPHSSGNTDPGIVIRNNPGTFMSDVDPDAALAREFSKYPNIVPTHLVDNEFDEEELFVVQQFDNKKDCLHAIKQLSLQLGVDYKVTKSTQSLYTGECWKASSGCKWRVRAALMQRTQMWMIRKLEGPHTCTSAHMSQDHRKLDAKTICNYIIPLVKESPTIQVSVLIADMQARFKYKVSY, encoded by the exons ATGTCGAGACTGTTTTACAGATTTCCGATTTCAACTGATCCACTAAAGTTCTCAGATATGGagcttgaagatgatgatgatttagGTACAATGATAGCAATTTATTGCCCTTTTGGAATAGAAAATCCCAGTCCAGTTGAGTTGTTCGCGGAGATAGTTGAACCGGATCCTATTCAAATG TCAGGTTTTGTACGGTTAGCGCCAACTCCTGAAAATCCAAACACTGGTGGGTGTTCgtataacaccccatactcgagtCATTGTCTAGAGATCCATCCAGAGGTGTTGGCCACCATAGAAGATTGTGATGAAGGGTCCGATAATGATGACCAGTCCCACCCCAACGATAATTTTAGTGACCCTGATTTGGATGATATCCTTGAAGACATAGACGAGGAAGGGCCGGTAGAGGGTGAAAATGCGAACCCCCATTCATCTGGAAACACAGACCCTGGTATAGTTATAAGAAATAATCCAGGAACCTTCATGAGCGACGTGGATCCTGATGCGGCTCTTGCACGTGAGTTCTCGAAATACCCAAATATTGTGCCGACTCACTTAgttgacaatgaatttgatgaaGAAGAGTTGTTTGTAGTGCAACAATTTGATAACAAAAAAGACTGTTTACATGCTATCAAACAACTTAGCTTGCAGTTAGGTGTGGATTATAAAGTAACGAAGTCGACGCAGTCTTTGTACACAGGAGAATGTTGGAAAGCATCAAGTGGTTGTAAATGGCGTGTCCGAGCCGCGTTAATGCAGCGGACACAGATGTGGATGATAAGGAAACTAGAAGGTCCACACACATGCACGTCCGCTCATATGTCGCAAGACCATAGAAAGTTAGATGCAAAAACTATATGCAACTACATCATCCCTTTGGTGAAAGAGTCACCCACCATTCAAGTGTCGGTCCTTATTGCGGATATGCAAGCTCGATTCAAGTACAAAGTGTCGTACTGA